One genomic window of Methanosarcina acetivorans C2A includes the following:
- a CDS encoding 50S ribosomal protein L18e, translated as MGKKSLVKLTRKTNPRIVSLILTLKERANGDSAPIWKDIAKRLEAPSRNYAAVNISKINRHTAEDDVLLIPGKVLGAGLLDHPVTIAALTFSDSAFEKITEAGGKCLSLEEIMEANPKGSGIRIFR; from the coding sequence TTGGGTAAAAAATCACTTGTAAAACTAACAAGAAAAACGAATCCAAGAATCGTTTCCCTGATTCTTACCCTGAAAGAGAGGGCAAATGGAGATTCTGCCCCTATCTGGAAGGATATAGCGAAACGTCTTGAGGCGCCGTCCAGAAACTATGCGGCTGTGAATATAAGCAAAATCAACAGGCATACTGCTGAAGATGATGTTCTGCTTATCCCCGGAAAGGTTCTGGGTGCAGGGCTTCTTGATCATCCTGTTACGATTGCGGCTTTGACATTCAGCGATTCCGCATTTGAAAAAATCACTGAAGCCGGCGGGAAGTGCCTGAGTCTCGAAGAGATCATGGAAGCAAATCCGAAAGGATCCGGTATCCGGATATTCCGCTGA
- a CDS encoding 50S ribosomal protein L13 encodes MTVIDAKGLILGRLASSVAKQLLSGDEKVYIINAEQAIISGSRAATLREYRETRERGATEFGPYFPKRPDRILKRTIRGMLPYKRARGRDAMSRLKVYVGVPYELKGAETVTIPDADMRLLSSSRYVELGEVSQKMGSKF; translated from the coding sequence ATGACGGTTATCGATGCAAAAGGACTTATTCTGGGGCGTCTTGCAAGTTCAGTTGCAAAACAGCTGCTTTCAGGAGACGAGAAGGTTTATATCATAAATGCCGAGCAAGCCATCATTTCTGGTTCAAGGGCAGCCACTCTGAGAGAGTACCGGGAAACCCGGGAAAGAGGTGCAACGGAATTCGGGCCTTACTTCCCGAAGCGTCCGGACCGCATTCTGAAGAGGACTATTCGTGGCATGTTGCCCTATAAGAGAGCAAGAGGCAGAGACGCAATGTCCAGGCTCAAAGTCTATGTAGGTGTCCCCTATGAACTTAAGGGCGCTGAAACGGTCACCATTCCGGACGCCGATATGAGGCTTCTGAGTTCCAGCAGGTATGTGGAGCTTGGTGAAGTGAGCCAGAAAATGGGTTCGAAGTTCTAA
- a CDS encoding 30S ribosomal protein S9, with protein sequence MVKVVNSSGKHKTATARATVMKGTGKVRINKIPLELYTPELAMMKISEPLLIAGNDVVSGLDINVDVRGGGIIGQANAVRTAVARGIVEWTNDTAIRDNFAAYDRNLLVSDSRQKESKNFGGPGARAKYQKSYR encoded by the coding sequence ATGGTCAAAGTAGTTAATTCATCTGGAAAGCACAAGACTGCAACTGCACGTGCAACAGTCATGAAAGGTACCGGTAAGGTCAGGATCAACAAAATTCCGCTCGAGCTCTACACCCCCGAGCTTGCAATGATGAAAATCTCCGAACCACTGCTGATCGCAGGAAACGATGTTGTTTCCGGGCTAGATATCAATGTTGATGTTCGGGGTGGCGGGATCATAGGGCAGGCCAACGCAGTAAGAACTGCAGTTGCCCGAGGTATTGTGGAATGGACAAATGACACTGCCATCAGAGACAACTTTGCAGCCTATGACCGCAATTTACTTGTAAGCGATTCCAGGCAGAAAGAATCCAAGAACTTCGGTGGACCTGGAGCAAGGGCTAAATATCAGAAATCTTACAGGTAA
- a CDS encoding DNA-directed RNA polymerase subunit N, whose translation MIPVRCFSCGKVISNYWDEYKRRVTDGEGSAAVLDDLGITRYCCRRMFLSHVELVDVLSPYQ comes from the coding sequence ATGATCCCAGTCCGATGTTTCTCATGTGGAAAAGTAATCTCTAACTATTGGGATGAGTACAAAAGACGCGTCACCGACGGCGAAGGATCTGCTGCAGTGCTGGATGATCTAGGGATCACCCGCTACTGCTGCCGCAGAATGTTCCTCAGCCACGTTGAGCTTGTTGACGTGCTTTCACCGTACCAGTAA
- a CDS encoding DNA-directed RNA polymerase subunit K yields MVKEKYTRFERARIVGARALQIAMGAPVLVDDDGRLDPLGVAIAELKAEIIPITVKRKKS; encoded by the coding sequence TTGGTCAAGGAAAAGTATACCCGGTTCGAGCGTGCACGAATTGTAGGTGCAAGAGCATTGCAGATAGCAATGGGGGCTCCTGTCCTGGTTGATGATGACGGGCGGCTGGACCCCCTGGGTGTAGCCATTGCAGAGTTGAAGGCCGAAATTATTCCTATAACGGTCAAACGTAAGAAAAGCTGA
- the rpsB gene encoding 30S ribosomal protein S2, with protein MEEIEQTGQEETGAQPMPEEDVVAEAKPALEKEAAVKTGSIPSESEDETASHKEGSTSLVSIDEYLAAGVHIGTQQKTQDMMRFVYRVRTDGLYVLDIQSTDERIRVASKLLSHYDPARILVVSSRQYGQHPARMFSRALGTRAMLGRFIPGSLTNPQIHGFFEPDVIIVTDPAGDAQVLKEASSIGVPVVALCDTNNLTSNVDLVIPTNNKGRKALSLVYWLLAREVSRLNDTPFNYELTDFETPL; from the coding sequence ATGGAGGAAATTGAGCAGACAGGGCAGGAGGAAACCGGAGCACAGCCTATGCCTGAAGAAGATGTTGTGGCTGAAGCAAAACCTGCACTTGAAAAGGAAGCCGCAGTAAAGACCGGATCTATACCTTCAGAATCGGAAGATGAAACTGCTTCTCACAAAGAGGGGTCCACTTCCCTCGTATCCATTGATGAGTACCTGGCAGCAGGTGTTCACATCGGTACACAGCAGAAAACTCAGGATATGATGCGTTTCGTATACAGGGTCAGAACTGACGGGTTATACGTCCTTGATATCCAGTCCACAGACGAAAGGATCAGAGTTGCATCCAAATTACTTTCTCACTATGACCCTGCCAGAATCCTTGTAGTATCTTCAAGGCAGTATGGGCAGCACCCTGCCAGAATGTTCTCAAGAGCACTCGGTACAAGGGCAATGCTCGGAAGGTTTATCCCGGGTTCCCTTACAAACCCTCAGATCCACGGTTTCTTTGAACCGGACGTTATTATCGTAACCGATCCGGCCGGAGATGCCCAGGTCCTGAAGGAAGCTTCAAGCATTGGGGTACCTGTTGTAGCACTCTGTGACACCAACAACCTTACCTCAAATGTGGACCTCGTAATCCCGACAAACAACAAAGGTAGAAAAGCCCTTTCTCTTGTCTACTGGTTACTTGCAAGGGAAGTCTCCAGACTCAACGACACCCCCTTCAATTACGAGTTGACCGACTTCGAAACTCCTCTCTGA
- a CDS encoding MEMO1 family protein translates to MEMRQPAVAGQFYPLHCENLEKELTRCFEGLEIREREVFGAVCPHAGYIYSGKVAAHVYATLPEADTYVLFGPNHTGYGSPVSLSRETWKTPLGTIDVDLELADGFLGSIVDTDELGHTYEHSIEVQLPFLQYRFGRDFKILPICMGMQDKDTAVEVGSLVADLVSESGKRAVIIASSDFTHYETAEHARETDSEVIDAILKLDVPGMYDSLYRRNASVCGYGPIAAMLSASQKLGGSRATLLEYANSGDVSGDMSAVVGYAAIIVE, encoded by the coding sequence TTGGAAATGAGACAGCCAGCAGTTGCAGGGCAGTTCTATCCTCTGCATTGTGAAAATCTGGAGAAAGAGCTTACACGTTGTTTCGAAGGTCTGGAGATCAGGGAACGAGAAGTCTTTGGGGCGGTTTGCCCGCATGCCGGGTATATCTATTCCGGGAAAGTGGCGGCACATGTTTATGCAACCCTCCCTGAAGCCGATACCTATGTCCTTTTCGGTCCCAACCACACCGGGTACGGTTCGCCGGTATCATTATCCAGGGAAACGTGGAAAACTCCCCTGGGAACTATTGATGTTGACCTCGAACTTGCCGACGGATTTCTCGGGAGCATCGTTGATACGGATGAACTGGGGCATACATACGAGCATTCTATTGAAGTCCAGCTTCCTTTCCTTCAGTACCGTTTCGGACGTGATTTTAAAATTCTTCCAATCTGCATGGGCATGCAGGATAAAGATACGGCAGTTGAGGTGGGAAGCCTTGTTGCCGACCTTGTTTCCGAAAGCGGGAAACGTGCGGTAATCATAGCGTCCAGTGATTTTACTCATTATGAAACTGCAGAGCATGCAAGGGAGACGGATTCCGAGGTTATAGATGCTATCCTGAAGCTCGATGTCCCTGGCATGTATGACAGCCTCTATCGAAGAAACGCCTCTGTATGCGGATACGGGCCTATTGCAGCAATGCTTTCGGCTTCTCAAAAACTCGGAGGTTCCAGGGCAACCCTGCTTGAATATGCAAACAGCGGGGACGTTTCCGGAGATATGAGTGCAGTTGTCGGATACGCTGCGATTATTGTGGAGTGA
- a CDS encoding mevalonate kinase, whose protein sequence is MISCSAPGKIYLFGEHAVVYGETAIGCAIELRTRVRVELCDSIIIQSEIGRTGIDFEKHPYISAVVEKMSEIVPIDGVHLKVNSEIPVGSGLSSSAAVTIASIGALNKMFGCGLSLEEIAKMGHEIEIQVQGAASPTDTYVSTFGGVVTIPDRKKLKTPDCGIVIGDTGVFASTKELVANVRKLRESYPHLIEPLMIVIGGISKTAEPFFQTGDYSSIGKLMNVNQGLLDALGVNTLELSKLIYSSRGAGAFGSKSTGGGGGGCMVALAASDKCTQVAEAITGAGGKAIVTKPTEQGLRLE, encoded by the coding sequence ATGATTTCGTGTTCTGCCCCCGGGAAAATCTATCTTTTCGGAGAACATGCGGTTGTTTACGGAGAAACCGCAATAGGATGTGCAATTGAATTAAGGACCCGTGTGCGGGTGGAATTATGTGACTCTATAATAATTCAGTCGGAAATTGGCCGAACAGGGATTGATTTTGAAAAACATCCTTATATCTCCGCAGTGGTTGAGAAAATGAGTGAAATAGTGCCAATAGATGGTGTTCATCTGAAAGTTAATTCTGAGATTCCTGTAGGCTCGGGACTCAGTTCCTCTGCCGCTGTTACGATTGCAAGTATAGGTGCACTCAATAAAATGTTTGGTTGTGGTCTCTCTCTAGAAGAAATCGCTAAAATGGGGCATGAAATCGAAATACAGGTACAGGGAGCTGCAAGTCCGACTGACACTTATGTTTCTACATTCGGAGGGGTTGTGACCATTCCCGATAGGAAGAAGCTGAAAACGCCTGATTGCGGGATAGTTATCGGGGATACAGGAGTTTTTGCTTCTACAAAAGAGCTGGTAGCAAATGTGAGAAAACTCCGTGAAAGTTATCCACATCTTATAGAGCCTCTAATGATTGTTATTGGAGGCATTTCCAAGACCGCAGAACCATTTTTCCAAACAGGAGATTACTCTTCAATTGGCAAACTTATGAATGTGAACCAGGGTCTTCTGGACGCACTTGGAGTAAATACTTTAGAACTCTCCAAATTAATATACTCATCTCGGGGAGCTGGAGCTTTCGGATCAAAGAGTACAGGAGGTGGAGGCGGGGGATGTATGGTTGCCCTTGCAGCATCTGACAAATGTACACAGGTTGCTGAAGCCATTACAGGTGCAGGGGGTAAAGCAATCGTAACAAAACCCACAGAACAGGGCTTAAGGTTAGAATGA
- a CDS encoding isopentenyl phosphate kinase — protein MNASTEPVILKLGGSAITDKGAYEGVVKEAALLRIAREVSGFRGKMIIVHGAGSFGHTYAKKYGLDRNFDPEGSIVTHESVKKLASRVVEALNGFGVRAIAVHPMGCTVCRNGRIESMYLESIKLMLEKGFVPVLHGDVVMDLELGTCILSGDQIVPYLAKELGITRLGLGSAEDGVLDMDGKPVPEITPENFEEFRQCIGGSGSTDVTGGMLGKVLELLELSKNSSITSYIFNAGKADNIYRFLNGESIGTRISPDKRV, from the coding sequence ATGAATGCTTCAACCGAACCTGTAATCCTTAAACTCGGAGGCAGCGCCATTACCGATAAAGGCGCATATGAAGGGGTTGTAAAAGAGGCTGCCCTTCTCAGGATTGCGCGGGAAGTTTCAGGCTTCCGGGGCAAAATGATTATTGTACATGGAGCCGGCTCTTTCGGACATACCTATGCCAAAAAATACGGGCTTGACAGGAATTTTGACCCTGAGGGGTCAATTGTAACGCATGAATCCGTAAAGAAACTCGCCTCAAGGGTCGTGGAAGCTCTGAACGGTTTCGGAGTGCGGGCTATTGCTGTTCATCCCATGGGCTGCACTGTTTGCAGAAACGGAAGGATAGAGAGCATGTACCTTGAAAGCATAAAGCTCATGCTCGAAAAAGGCTTTGTCCCTGTCCTGCACGGAGACGTTGTTATGGACCTTGAACTAGGAACCTGCATCCTTTCCGGAGACCAGATCGTTCCCTACCTTGCAAAAGAACTCGGGATCACACGGCTCGGGCTGGGCTCGGCTGAGGACGGGGTGCTTGATATGGACGGAAAACCTGTACCTGAGATTACACCTGAAAACTTTGAAGAGTTTCGGCAGTGTATCGGGGGTTCGGGAAGTACGGATGTAACGGGCGGAATGCTCGGGAAGGTTCTGGAACTTCTGGAACTTAGCAAAAATTCTAGTATCACTTCCTATATATTCAATGCAGGAAAAGCGGATAACATTTACAGGTTCTTAAATGGGGAATCCATAGGGACCAGGATCAGTCCGGATAAAAGGGTATGA
- the fni gene encoding type 2 isopentenyl-diphosphate Delta-isomerase, with protein MINTTSRRKIEHLKLCAESPVEARGVSAGFEDVTLIHRALPELNMDELDLTVDFLGKRMQAPFLIASITGGHPDTLPVNAALAAAAEELGVGIGVGSQRAAIDDPAQEDSFRVVRDKAPNAFVYGNVGAAQIRQYGVEGVEKLIEMIDADALAIHLNFLQEAIQPEGDRDATGCLDMIAEICSMVRIPVIAKETGAGISREDALLLHKAGVSAIDVGGVGGTSWAGVEVYRAKESKDPVSERLGELFWDFGIPTVASLIESRVSLPLIATGGVRTGLDIAKSIALGASAASAALPFVGPSLEGKESVVKVLSCMLDEFRAAMFLCGCANIQALHNSPVVVTGWTLKYLEQRGFNVKDYSLPKNAL; from the coding sequence ATGATCAATACTACCTCAAGGCGAAAGATAGAACACCTGAAGCTCTGTGCGGAAAGCCCGGTTGAAGCCAGGGGAGTCAGTGCGGGTTTTGAGGATGTGACCCTGATTCACAGGGCGCTTCCCGAATTAAACATGGACGAGCTCGACCTTACTGTGGACTTTCTTGGAAAACGGATGCAAGCTCCATTTTTGATTGCATCCATTACAGGTGGACACCCGGATACCCTTCCAGTCAATGCTGCCCTTGCGGCTGCAGCCGAAGAGCTGGGAGTCGGTATAGGGGTTGGCAGCCAGAGAGCCGCAATCGATGATCCTGCTCAGGAAGACTCTTTCAGGGTTGTCAGGGATAAAGCTCCGAACGCCTTTGTCTACGGAAACGTCGGGGCTGCCCAGATTCGTCAGTACGGGGTTGAAGGGGTAGAAAAACTCATTGAAATGATTGATGCCGATGCCCTTGCTATTCACCTGAACTTCTTACAGGAAGCCATCCAGCCCGAAGGGGACAGGGATGCTACCGGCTGCCTGGATATGATTGCTGAAATCTGTTCTATGGTCAGAATACCCGTGATTGCAAAAGAAACGGGTGCAGGCATTTCCAGAGAAGATGCCCTTCTCTTGCATAAAGCCGGAGTTTCTGCAATCGATGTCGGAGGAGTCGGGGGCACCAGCTGGGCAGGAGTTGAGGTCTACAGGGCAAAAGAAAGCAAGGATCCGGTTTCCGAACGCCTTGGGGAACTTTTTTGGGACTTTGGAATCCCTACTGTTGCCAGTTTAATTGAATCAAGGGTGTCTCTTCCTCTTATTGCAACAGGGGGAGTCAGGACAGGGCTAGATATCGCAAAATCTATCGCTCTCGGAGCAAGTGCGGCAAGTGCAGCCCTGCCTTTTGTGGGTCCTTCGCTTGAAGGCAAAGAATCAGTTGTCAAAGTCCTCTCCTGCATGCTGGACGAGTTCAGAGCTGCGATGTTTCTTTGCGGCTGTGCAAACATTCAGGCCCTGCATAATTCCCCGGTGGTCGTCACCGGATGGACCCTCAAATACCTTGAGCAGCGCGGTTTTAATGTAAAAGACTATTCTCTGCCCAAAAATGCGCTTTAA
- a CDS encoding RNase J family beta-CASP ribonuclease: MTEIGIVAVGGYNEMGRNMTAIIIGEDIVILDMGLRLDRVQIHEDVEIDKMHSLELIEMGAIPDDTIMKEINGTVRAIVCTHGHLDHIGAIPKLAHRYNAPILATPYTAAIIKQQIESERKFEVCNRVIPLPAGGTYQVTEDISIEFIRVQHSIIDCILAAVHTPAGAVLYACDFKLDRTPTMGEAPDFDRFKSLGKEGVIAMITESTNAGRSGKTPSEQIAKDMVRDVLLGTEESDVGMIITTFASHIARLKAIIEAAEEMGRIPVLMGRSMERYVGAARDLGYLELPSNVEIYGMRKDIDRAFKRIMQDGKNKYLPIVTGHQGEPGSILVRVANGETPYTIEPGDRIIFSANVIPSPMTQANRYALETKLKMKGGRIYDNVHVSGHAYREDHWELLRMVNPEHVIPAHGDMEMHGHYIEMAEDAGYVLGDTVHLLRNGEVLYIEE, translated from the coding sequence ATGACTGAAATAGGTATTGTTGCAGTCGGCGGTTACAACGAAATGGGCCGCAATATGACTGCAATCATTATAGGTGAAGATATTGTCATTCTGGATATGGGGCTCAGGCTTGACCGGGTTCAAATTCATGAAGATGTTGAAATTGACAAGATGCATTCTCTTGAACTGATCGAGATGGGGGCAATTCCTGACGATACTATTATGAAAGAAATTAACGGGACCGTCAGGGCGATTGTATGTACCCACGGGCACCTTGACCACATAGGTGCAATCCCGAAGCTCGCTCACAGGTACAATGCTCCCATACTTGCCACTCCCTATACCGCAGCTATCATCAAACAGCAGATAGAGTCCGAGCGCAAGTTCGAAGTCTGCAACAGGGTCATTCCTCTACCGGCAGGTGGAACTTACCAGGTTACGGAAGACATTTCCATAGAATTCATCCGGGTCCAACACAGTATTATCGACTGTATACTTGCAGCCGTGCACACCCCGGCAGGAGCAGTCCTTTATGCCTGTGACTTCAAGCTTGACAGGACTCCGACAATGGGAGAAGCTCCTGACTTTGACCGCTTCAAGTCCCTCGGGAAGGAAGGGGTCATCGCAATGATTACTGAAAGCACAAACGCCGGACGTTCAGGAAAGACTCCCTCGGAACAGATCGCAAAGGACATGGTTAGGGATGTACTGCTCGGGACAGAAGAGTCCGATGTCGGGATGATAATTACGACTTTTGCCTCTCACATTGCCAGGCTCAAAGCGATTATCGAGGCTGCCGAAGAAATGGGCAGAATTCCGGTGCTTATGGGGCGCTCCATGGAACGCTACGTGGGTGCTGCCCGTGATCTCGGCTACCTTGAACTCCCCTCCAATGTGGAGATTTACGGCATGAGAAAAGATATCGACAGGGCATTCAAACGCATCATGCAGGACGGTAAGAACAAGTATCTGCCTATTGTTACCGGACACCAGGGAGAACCGGGCTCCATTCTCGTGCGGGTTGCAAACGGGGAAACACCTTATACTATCGAACCCGGAGACAGGATCATTTTCTCCGCAAATGTGATCCCTAGCCCGATGACTCAGGCAAACCGTTATGCTCTTGAGACCAAACTCAAGATGAAAGGTGGCAGGATCTATGACAACGTCCATGTCTCAGGGCATGCATACAGGGAAGACCACTGGGAGCTTCTGCGCATGGTGAACCCCGAACATGTAATCCCTGCCCATGGAGATATGGAAATGCACGGGCACTACATCGAGATGGCGGAAGATGCGGGTTATGTACTCGGAGATACCGTACACCTGCTCAGAAACGGTGAAGTGTTATATATAGAAGAGTAA
- a CDS encoding polyprenyl synthetase family protein, protein MMLIDEIKKRSSHVDAAINELLPVTHPEELYKASRYLVDAGGKRLRPAVLILAAEAVGSDLKSVLPAAVAVELVHNFTLIHDDIMDKDNIRRGMPAVHVKWGEAGAILAGDTLYSKAFEILSKVENDPVRILKCMDVLSKTCTEICEGQWLDMDFEKRDRVTELEYLEMVEKKTSVLYAAAAKIGALLGGASDEVAESLSEYGRLIGIGFQMYDDVLDMVAPEEVLGKVRGSDLMEGKYTLIVIEAFGKGVTLDIFGKGEATVEETEAAVRTLTECGSIDYVKNLAISYINQGKAKLDVLRDCPEKDLLLQIADYMIAREY, encoded by the coding sequence ATGATGCTTATTGATGAGATCAAAAAGAGAAGTTCCCATGTTGATGCTGCAATTAACGAACTGCTCCCGGTAACCCATCCGGAGGAGCTTTACAAAGCTTCCCGCTATCTCGTGGATGCCGGCGGAAAGCGCCTTCGGCCGGCGGTCCTTATCCTGGCAGCAGAAGCTGTTGGCTCCGATCTCAAGTCCGTTTTGCCTGCAGCCGTGGCAGTGGAGCTTGTACATAATTTCACTCTGATCCATGACGACATTATGGATAAGGACAATATCCGCAGAGGGATGCCTGCAGTCCATGTCAAATGGGGTGAAGCCGGAGCTATCCTTGCCGGAGATACCCTTTACTCCAAAGCTTTCGAGATCCTCTCAAAGGTCGAAAACGATCCGGTAAGGATTTTAAAGTGTATGGATGTCCTTTCAAAGACCTGTACCGAAATCTGTGAAGGCCAGTGGCTTGATATGGACTTCGAAAAAAGAGACAGGGTAACTGAACTTGAATATCTCGAAATGGTGGAAAAGAAGACCTCCGTCCTTTACGCAGCCGCAGCCAAGATCGGAGCCCTTCTCGGAGGGGCCTCGGACGAGGTCGCCGAATCCCTATCCGAATATGGACGCCTTATAGGGATCGGTTTCCAGATGTACGATGATGTCCTGGACATGGTCGCTCCTGAAGAAGTGCTCGGAAAGGTTCGAGGCAGCGACCTTATGGAAGGAAAGTATACCCTCATTGTCATTGAAGCCTTTGGCAAAGGCGTAACACTGGACATTTTCGGAAAAGGAGAAGCCACCGTCGAAGAAACCGAAGCTGCCGTCCGGACTCTGACCGAGTGCGGATCCATCGATTACGTGAAAAATCTTGCAATCTCATATATCAATCAGGGAAAGGCAAAACTGGACGTCCTCAGAGACTGTCCCGAAAAAGACCTTCTCCTTCAGATTGCCGACTATATGATTGCAAGGGAATACTGA